A stretch of the Nitratireductor thuwali genome encodes the following:
- the scpA gene encoding methylmalonyl-CoA mutase, which produces MIPDFSRIDWSPPSPASEKSATSETRETPEGIPVQRRYGEADLEGLPFLNSFPGFAPFVRGPYPTMYVRHPWTIRQYAGFSTAEESNAFYRRNLAAGQKGLSVAFDLATHRGYDSDHPRVAGDVGMAGVAIDSILDMRQLFNGIPLDQMTVSMTMNGAVLPIMALYIVAAEEQGVDQKQLAGTIQNDILKEFMVRNTYIYPPKPSMRIISDIFAYTAEHMPKFNSISISGYHMQEAGATADLELAYTIADGIEYARAGIAAGLDIDRFAPRLSFFWGIGMNFFMEVAKMRAARMLWAALIKRNFSPRDQRSLSLRTHCQTSGWSLTAQDPHNNIMRTMIEAMAATQGHTQSLHTNSFDEALALPTDHSARIARNTQLVLQLESGTMQIIDPWGGSAFVERLTHDLAARALAHIEEIESLGGMAAAIEKGVPKMRIEEAAARSQARIDSGQQVVVGVNRFRPSQDMEVDVLKVDNAEVRARQLAKLQQLKGTRNVGDVETALSALAKAAEQGGNLLEFAIRAARAKATVGEISLALEKVFGRHVADIRTISGVYRKEIGENAAVDRVQGLVETFKGKTGTPPRILIAKIGQDGHDRGQKVIATAFGDLGFDVTVGAMFQTPDEVAALADEKDVHIVGASSLAAGHLTLIPELREALDRRGRGDIMIVAGGVIPPDDYGAVRKAGATEIFPPGTVIPEAAERLLGELLASEKRAAS; this is translated from the coding sequence ATGATTCCCGACTTTTCCCGGATCGATTGGTCGCCGCCTTCGCCGGCTTCCGAGAAGTCGGCGACCTCCGAGACCCGGGAGACGCCGGAGGGCATCCCGGTCCAGCGTCGATACGGCGAGGCCGACCTTGAGGGCCTGCCGTTCCTGAACAGCTTTCCCGGCTTCGCCCCCTTCGTCCGCGGCCCCTACCCCACCATGTATGTCCGCCATCCGTGGACGATCCGCCAATATGCGGGCTTCTCCACGGCCGAGGAATCGAATGCCTTCTACCGGCGCAATCTGGCCGCCGGCCAGAAAGGTCTTTCCGTCGCCTTCGACCTTGCCACCCATCGCGGCTATGACAGCGACCATCCGCGCGTGGCCGGCGACGTCGGCATGGCCGGCGTGGCCATCGATTCGATCCTCGACATGCGCCAGCTCTTCAACGGAATCCCGCTCGACCAGATGACGGTGTCGATGACCATGAACGGCGCCGTGTTGCCGATCATGGCGCTCTACATCGTCGCGGCGGAGGAACAGGGCGTCGACCAGAAGCAACTCGCGGGCACCATTCAGAACGACATTCTGAAGGAGTTCATGGTCCGCAACACCTATATCTACCCGCCCAAGCCGTCGATGCGGATCATCTCGGACATCTTCGCCTACACGGCGGAGCACATGCCCAAATTCAATTCCATCTCGATTTCCGGCTACCACATGCAGGAAGCCGGCGCGACGGCGGATCTGGAGCTCGCCTACACCATCGCCGACGGCATCGAATATGCCCGCGCCGGCATTGCCGCCGGCCTCGACATCGACCGCTTCGCGCCGCGCCTTTCCTTCTTCTGGGGCATCGGCATGAACTTCTTCATGGAAGTGGCCAAGATGCGGGCGGCGCGCATGCTGTGGGCGGCACTCATCAAGCGGAACTTTTCGCCAAGGGACCAGCGCTCCCTGTCCCTGCGCACCCATTGCCAGACATCCGGCTGGTCGCTGACGGCGCAGGATCCGCACAACAACATCATGCGCACCATGATTGAAGCCATGGCCGCGACGCAGGGGCACACGCAGTCGCTGCACACCAATTCCTTCGACGAGGCGCTGGCGCTGCCGACCGACCATTCCGCCCGCATCGCCCGCAACACGCAGCTCGTTCTCCAGCTCGAATCGGGCACCATGCAGATCATCGACCCCTGGGGCGGATCGGCTTTCGTGGAGCGGCTGACCCACGACCTCGCCGCCCGCGCGCTGGCTCACATCGAGGAGATCGAAAGCCTAGGCGGCATGGCTGCGGCGATCGAAAAGGGCGTGCCGAAGATGCGGATCGAGGAGGCCGCCGCGCGCTCCCAGGCGCGCATCGATTCGGGCCAGCAGGTGGTCGTCGGGGTCAACCGGTTCCGGCCCTCGCAGGATATGGAAGTGGACGTGCTCAAGGTCGACAATGCCGAGGTGCGCGCACGCCAGCTTGCCAAGCTGCAGCAGCTCAAGGGCACGCGCAATGTCGGCGATGTCGAGACGGCGCTGTCAGCGCTCGCCAAGGCGGCGGAGCAAGGCGGCAATCTCCTCGAATTCGCCATCCGCGCCGCCCGCGCCAAGGCCACGGTCGGCGAAATATCGCTGGCGCTCGAAAAGGTGTTCGGCCGGCATGTCGCCGATATACGCACCATTTCCGGCGTCTATCGCAAGGAGATCGGCGAGAACGCCGCCGTCGACCGCGTCCAGGGGCTCGTCGAGACCTTCAAGGGAAAGACGGGCACGCCGCCGCGCATCCTGATCGCAAAGATCGGCCAGGACGGTCACGACCGCGGGCAGAAGGTTATCGCCACCGCTTTCGGCGACCTGGGATTCGACGTCACCGTCGGCGCCATGTTCCAGACGCCGGACGAGGTTGCCGCGCTTGCCGACGAAAAGGACGTGCACATCGTCGGCGCGTCCTCGCTCGCGGCGGGCCATCTGACGCTTATCCCAGAGCTCCGGGAGGCGCTGGACAGGCGCGGCCGGGGCGACATCATGATCGTAGCGGGCGGCGTCATTCCGCCAGACGATTATGGAGCCGTCCGCAAGGCCGGCGCGACGGAGATCTTCCCGCCCGGAACGGTCATCCCCGAGGCGGCGGAGCGCCTGCTCGGCGAGTTGCTGGCCAGCGAAAAGCGCGCGGCGTCTTGA
- a CDS encoding methylmalonyl-CoA mutase family protein produces MDRTVLTRADFPEIDREQWLSLVSKSLGGEAGVAALSHETDDGISVAPLYDRAEDAQALTRVRPSVPWTIIQRIDDPDEARANAQAREDLEQGATGLSLIFAGAPNAFGYGLPAGPQALEAVLADIALRDVRLRIDVHPQSRASIDWVAQLLQGRRADPEKLSLSFGVDPASLFAGTGRLRMSIDALEASMPQSLAGFFAMALPGVLLEADGRVFHNAGATEAQELGIMLSSAVSHLRMFEQARQPLVYAAPHIGFATSVDQNQFLSMAKIRAVRKLWARMLETCSIDPSPVTVHAETSYRMMARLDPETNILRSTIAAFAAAAGGADSIAVLPHTIAHGLPDGFARRLARNTQLLLSGESHLDFVADPAAGSGAIEALTASLCEKAWEEFRRIEAEGGVLRSLAAGRIQKRIAEARIRRHAKYADGTRAIVGTTVYRAENERPINILKAGRQPMPEDGAVSCEQLSAIRIDEMLVPAGD; encoded by the coding sequence ATGGATCGCACGGTCCTGACCAGGGCGGATTTTCCCGAGATCGACAGGGAACAATGGCTCTCGCTCGTGTCAAAATCCCTCGGCGGCGAGGCGGGCGTGGCCGCGCTGTCGCATGAGACGGATGACGGAATAAGCGTGGCTCCGCTCTATGACCGGGCGGAGGACGCGCAGGCGCTCACCCGCGTCCGGCCTTCCGTTCCCTGGACGATCATCCAGCGCATCGACGATCCCGACGAGGCGCGGGCCAACGCGCAGGCGCGCGAGGACCTGGAGCAGGGCGCGACGGGGCTGTCGCTGATCTTCGCCGGCGCGCCCAATGCGTTCGGCTACGGCCTGCCAGCCGGGCCGCAGGCGCTTGAGGCGGTGCTCGCCGACATAGCCTTGCGCGATGTGCGGCTGCGCATAGACGTCCATCCGCAAAGCCGCGCCTCCATCGACTGGGTGGCCCAGCTTCTCCAGGGAAGGCGCGCCGATCCAGAGAAGCTTTCGCTTTCCTTCGGCGTGGACCCGGCATCCCTTTTCGCCGGCACCGGCAGGCTGCGCATGTCGATAGACGCGCTGGAAGCCTCCATGCCGCAGTCGCTGGCAGGTTTCTTCGCGATGGCCCTGCCGGGCGTTCTGCTTGAGGCCGATGGCCGCGTCTTTCACAATGCCGGCGCGACCGAGGCTCAGGAACTGGGTATCATGCTGTCCTCGGCGGTCTCGCACCTGCGCATGTTCGAGCAGGCCCGCCAGCCGCTCGTTTACGCGGCGCCGCATATCGGCTTTGCCACCAGCGTCGACCAGAACCAGTTCCTGTCCATGGCCAAGATACGGGCCGTGCGGAAGCTTTGGGCACGCATGCTGGAGACGTGTTCGATCGACCCCTCTCCGGTCACCGTCCACGCCGAGACGTCCTATCGCATGATGGCGCGTCTCGATCCGGAGACGAACATACTGCGCTCGACCATCGCCGCGTTCGCTGCCGCCGCGGGGGGAGCCGATTCCATCGCCGTCCTGCCGCATACGATCGCCCACGGCCTGCCGGACGGCTTCGCCCGCAGGCTGGCCCGCAACACGCAGCTTCTGCTTTCGGGCGAAAGCCATCTCGATTTCGTCGCCGATCCGGCCGCGGGATCCGGTGCCATCGAAGCGCTCACGGCCAGCCTGTGCGAGAAGGCCTGGGAAGAGTTCCGCCGCATCGAGGCCGAGGGCGGCGTCCTGCGCAGCCTGGCAGCGGGCCGCATTCAGAAGCGCATCGCCGAAGCCCGTATCCGGCGCCACGCCAAATACGCGGATGGGACACGCGCCATCGTCGGCACCACGGTCTATCGCGCCGAAAACGAGCGCCCGATCAACATCCTCAAGGCCGGCCGCCAACCCATGCCCGAAGATGGTGCGGTTTCGTGCGAGCAGCTATCGGCGATCAGGATAGACGAAATGCTCGTCCCGGCCGGCGACTAG
- a CDS encoding helicase HerA-like C-terminal domain-containing protein encodes MTSEDSIFLGASRHNDDTYQRAERLLLKYANRHGLVTGATGTGKTVTLQILAEGFSNAGVPVFCADVKGDLSGIAAMGEEKDVLAKRAATIKLDPYEFQEFPVIFWDLFGEKGHPIRTTVSEMGPLLLSRLMDLSEAQEGVMNIAFRIADEEGLLLLDMKDLQALLSHMAERSDELSTRYGNVSKLSVGAIQRSLLVLEQQGGTHFFGEPALKIADIMRTTRDGRGAISVLAADKLMMNPRLYATFLLWLLSELFEELPEVGDPDKPRLVFFFDEAHLLFSEAPKILIDRVEQVVRLIRSKGVGVYFVTQNPLDVPETVLSQLGNRIQHALRAYTPREQKAVKVAAETFRPNPDFDCFEAITQLGVGEALVSTLEAKGVPSVVQRTLIRPPSSRMGPLSEAERQKIVQQSPVAGQYDEGVDRESAFEMLQEKAAAKAKAEEEMREREEADDREGSRWTLPDFSGGSSRGSSTRRTSSYRRQTVTEAAVKSVVRSIGTTLGRELIRGILGSLKRGR; translated from the coding sequence ATGACGTCGGAAGACAGCATTTTTCTAGGAGCCAGCCGGCATAACGACGACACCTATCAGCGGGCGGAGCGCCTGCTGCTGAAATACGCCAACCGGCATGGGCTGGTGACGGGCGCGACCGGCACAGGCAAGACGGTGACGCTGCAGATATTGGCCGAAGGCTTCTCCAACGCCGGCGTCCCCGTTTTCTGCGCCGACGTCAAGGGCGACCTCTCCGGCATTGCTGCGATGGGCGAGGAAAAGGATGTCCTGGCCAAGCGGGCGGCAACGATCAAGCTGGACCCCTACGAGTTCCAGGAATTCCCCGTCATTTTCTGGGACCTTTTCGGCGAGAAGGGCCATCCCATCCGCACAACCGTTTCCGAGATGGGGCCGCTGCTTCTGTCGCGCCTGATGGACCTGTCGGAAGCGCAGGAAGGCGTGATGAACATCGCCTTCCGGATAGCCGACGAGGAAGGCCTGCTGCTGCTCGACATGAAGGACCTGCAGGCCCTTCTTTCGCACATGGCCGAGCGCTCCGACGAACTGAGCACCCGGTACGGGAACGTGTCGAAGCTCTCGGTCGGCGCGATCCAGCGTTCGCTTCTGGTACTGGAGCAGCAGGGCGGCACGCATTTCTTCGGCGAACCCGCTCTGAAGATCGCCGACATCATGCGCACCACGCGCGACGGGCGCGGCGCGATCAGCGTGCTCGCCGCCGACAAGCTGATGATGAACCCGCGTCTTTACGCGACATTTCTTCTCTGGCTGCTTTCCGAACTGTTCGAGGAACTGCCCGAGGTGGGCGACCCCGACAAGCCCCGGCTGGTGTTCTTCTTCGACGAGGCCCATCTCCTGTTCAGCGAAGCGCCCAAGATCCTCATCGACCGGGTCGAGCAGGTGGTGCGGCTGATCCGCTCCAAGGGCGTTGGCGTCTATTTCGTGACGCAGAACCCGCTGGACGTGCCGGAGACCGTGCTGTCGCAGCTCGGCAACCGCATCCAGCATGCATTGCGCGCCTATACGCCGCGCGAGCAGAAGGCCGTGAAAGTGGCCGCCGAGACTTTCCGCCCGAACCCCGATTTCGACTGTTTCGAGGCCATAACGCAACTGGGCGTCGGCGAGGCGCTGGTGTCGACGCTGGAGGCCAAGGGCGTGCCCTCCGTGGTCCAGCGCACCCTCATCCGCCCGCCATCTTCCCGGATGGGGCCGCTGAGCGAGGCGGAGCGGCAGAAGATCGTCCAGCAGAGCCCCGTTGCCGGACAGTATGACGAGGGCGTCGATCGGGAGTCGGCGTTCGAGATGCTGCAGGAGAAGGCGGCCGCAAAGGCCAAGGCCGAAGAGGAGATGCGCGAGCGCGAGGAGGCGGACGACCGCGAAGGCTCACGCTGGACGCTGCCGGATTTCAGCGGCGGCTCCTCCCGGGGCTCAAGCACGAGGCGCACAAGCTCCTACCGCAGGCAGACGGTAACCGAGGCGGCCGTCAAATCCGTGGTGCGATCCATCGGAACGACGCTCGGGCGTGAGCTTATCCGGGGCATCCTGGGGAGCTTGAAGCGGGGACGGTAG
- a CDS encoding L,D-transpeptidase yields MPSDKKSSISLTRRRFLSATGAGAAALTLSGCVTVPSDAPPVPARPEPTGPAHYRAMYGAMVDGGFELPAIPIDKIDPRYLRQEVADPTGERPGTIVVDTSQHFLYLVRERGRALRYGVGLGRAGFEWAGRAEIARKQHWPKWFPPAEMIERQPELEKYAAVFDKKTGTWNGGMEGGLQNPLGARALYIYQDGKDTLYRVHGSPEWWTIGKSVSSGCVRMINQDVIDLYDRVPEGSPILVTGGGIRTV; encoded by the coding sequence ATGCCATCCGATAAAAAGTCATCCATTTCACTCACCCGCCGACGCTTTCTTTCAGCCACGGGCGCGGGGGCCGCTGCGCTGACCCTTTCAGGCTGCGTGACCGTTCCCTCGGACGCACCGCCCGTCCCCGCACGGCCCGAACCTACGGGACCGGCGCATTACCGGGCCATGTACGGCGCCATGGTCGACGGCGGTTTTGAGCTCCCGGCCATCCCCATCGACAAGATCGACCCACGCTACCTCCGGCAGGAAGTTGCCGACCCGACCGGCGAGCGGCCTGGCACGATCGTCGTCGACACGTCGCAGCACTTCCTTTATCTCGTGCGCGAGCGCGGGCGTGCCCTGCGCTACGGCGTCGGCCTCGGCCGTGCCGGCTTCGAGTGGGCCGGTCGCGCCGAGATCGCTCGCAAGCAGCATTGGCCCAAATGGTTCCCGCCGGCCGAGATGATCGAGCGCCAGCCGGAGCTGGAAAAATATGCAGCCGTCTTCGACAAGAAAACGGGAACGTGGAACGGCGGCATGGAGGGCGGCCTCCAGAACCCGCTCGGCGCGCGCGCCCTCTATATCTATCAGGACGGCAAGGACACGCTCTACCGCGTCCACGGATCGCCCGAATGGTGGACGATCGGCAAATCGGTCTCGTCCGGCTGCGTGCGCATGATCAACCAGGATGTGATCGATCTTTACGACCGGGTTCCCGAAGGATCGCCGATCCTGGTGACCGGCGGCGGCATTCGCACGGTCTGA
- a CDS encoding haloacid dehalogenase type II, whose amino-acid sequence MRYTAFVFDAYGTLFDVHAAVRRHAGEIGPEGQLLSEIWRAKQLEYSWVETLMGSYSDFWALTERALDFAFRKVPSADRSLRDRLLEAYWHLDCYPEVPSVLKKLKAGGARLAILSNGSPAMLDAAVRSAALDTVLDDVLSADAVRRFKTDASVYEMVTTAWRLYPDAVSFQSSNRWDIAGATKFGFRTVWVNRSQQPDEYENFSPALILPSLEGLVTTS is encoded by the coding sequence ATGCGCTACACCGCTTTTGTTTTCGATGCCTACGGCACCTTGTTCGACGTCCATGCGGCCGTGCGCCGGCATGCGGGCGAAATCGGCCCGGAAGGCCAGCTCCTGTCCGAAATCTGGCGCGCCAAGCAACTCGAATATTCCTGGGTCGAAACGCTCATGGGGTCCTACAGCGACTTTTGGGCGCTGACCGAACGGGCGCTCGACTTCGCCTTCCGCAAGGTCCCTTCCGCCGATCGGTCGCTGCGGGACAGGCTGCTGGAGGCTTACTGGCATCTGGATTGCTATCCAGAGGTGCCCTCCGTCCTGAAAAAGCTCAAGGCCGGCGGGGCGCGGCTTGCGATCCTGTCGAACGGCTCGCCGGCAATGCTCGACGCGGCGGTCCGCTCGGCCGCCCTCGACACCGTGCTCGACGATGTGCTGTCGGCCGACGCCGTCCGGCGCTTCAAGACGGATGCCTCCGTCTATGAGATGGTTACCACCGCATGGCGCCTTTATCCCGACGCGGTTTCGTTCCAGTCCTCCAACCGCTGGGACATCGCGGGCGCAACCAAGTTTGGTTTCAGGACCGTCTGGGTCAATCGCTCGCAGCAGCCGGACGAGTACGAGAACTTCAGCCCGGCGCTGATTTTGCCTTCTCTTGAAGGACTTGTCACAACGAGTTGA
- a CDS encoding branched-chain amino acid aminotransferase, whose product MNAVPAAQSTTWTFLDGDWHEGNVAIAGPRTHAMWLGSSVFDGARWFENVAPDLDRHAARVNASATNLGLSPTKSVEEIVGLTWDGLKKFDGRTAVYIRPMYWAEHGGYMSVPADPQSTRFCLCLYEAPMIAPSGFTVGVSRFRRPTMETMPTNAKAGCLYPNNGRSILDAKARGFDNALVLDMLGNVAETGSSNIFMVKDGEVFTPAPNGTFLSGITRLRVMTLLAGAGYKVTEKTLRVQDFMEADEIFSSGNHSKVVPITGIEDRKLQPGPVAKRARELYWEWAHADLAA is encoded by the coding sequence ATGAATGCCGTGCCCGCAGCGCAATCCACCACCTGGACATTTCTCGACGGCGACTGGCACGAGGGCAATGTCGCCATCGCCGGGCCGCGCACCCATGCCATGTGGCTGGGCTCCTCCGTATTCGACGGGGCGCGCTGGTTCGAGAACGTCGCCCCCGATCTCGACCGCCATGCCGCCCGCGTCAACGCCTCGGCCACGAATCTCGGGCTCTCGCCGACAAAATCCGTCGAGGAAATCGTGGGGCTGACCTGGGACGGGCTGAAGAAGTTCGACGGCCGGACCGCCGTCTATATCCGGCCGATGTACTGGGCCGAGCATGGCGGCTACATGAGCGTGCCCGCCGATCCGCAGTCCACCCGCTTTTGCCTTTGCCTCTACGAGGCGCCGATGATCGCGCCTTCCGGCTTTACCGTTGGCGTGTCGCGCTTCCGCCGGCCGACGATGGAAACGATGCCGACCAATGCCAAGGCCGGCTGCCTTTATCCGAACAACGGCCGGTCCATCCTTGATGCCAAGGCGCGCGGCTTCGACAATGCGCTGGTGCTCGACATGCTGGGCAATGTCGCCGAGACGGGCTCCTCCAACATCTTCATGGTCAAGGACGGCGAGGTCTTCACCCCGGCGCCGAACGGCACTTTCCTTTCCGGCATAACGCGTTTGCGCGTGATGACGCTGCTGGCCGGGGCAGGCTACAAGGTGACCGAAAAAACCCTGCGGGTTCAGGACTTTATGGAAGCCGACGAGATTTTCTCCAGCGGCAATCATTCGAAGGTCGTGCCGATTACAGGTATAGAAGATCGCAAATTGCAGCCCGGACCGGTGGCCAAACGCGCGCGCGAACTATATTGGGAATGGGCGCATGCCGACCTTGCCGCCTGA
- a CDS encoding superoxide dismutase — protein sequence MAFELPDLPYDYEALQPYMSRETLEYHHDKHHKAYVDNGNKLAAEAGMDNLSLEEVVKQSFGKNQGLFNNAGQHYNHIHFWKWMKKGGGGKSLPGALEKAIQSDLGGYDKFKADFTNAGATQFGSGWAWLAVKNGKIEVMKTPNGENPLVHGATPILGVDVWEHSYYIDYRNARPKYLEAFVDNLINWDYVLECYEKATG from the coding sequence ATGGCCTTTGAACTGCCGGACCTGCCTTACGACTACGAGGCGCTTCAGCCCTACATGTCGAGGGAGACGCTGGAATATCATCACGACAAGCACCACAAGGCCTATGTCGACAACGGCAACAAGCTCGCTGCCGAGGCCGGAATGGACAATTTGTCCCTCGAAGAGGTGGTCAAGCAGTCCTTCGGCAAGAATCAGGGCCTCTTCAACAATGCCGGGCAGCACTACAACCACATCCATTTCTGGAAATGGATGAAGAAGGGCGGCGGCGGCAAAAGCCTTCCCGGCGCCCTCGAAAAGGCCATCCAGAGCGACCTTGGCGGCTACGACAAGTTCAAGGCCGACTTCACCAATGCCGGCGCCACGCAGTTCGGCTCGGGCTGGGCCTGGCTGGCCGTCAAGAACGGCAAGATCGAGGTCATGAAGACGCCGAACGGGGAGAACCCGCTGGTGCACGGCGCAACGCCCATCCTGGGCGTGGATGTGTGGGAGCATTCCTACTACATCGACTACCGCAATGCGCGGCCCAAATATCTCGAGGCTTTCGTCGATAACCTGATCAACTGGGACTATGTCCTGGAGTGCTACGAGAAGGCCACCGGCTGA
- a CDS encoding c-type cytochrome yields the protein MKSILLSISALMISVAGVAAADDPVAVRKALMQASAASAAASGGMMKGEIAYNPAVAKAAIATLNAVSHAYGDFFPEGTGGEDTSASPKIWEDGDAWQQALSKFQTDTQAAVEAAGKDGPADLAAFQAAIGPVLSNCRSCHETFRLQTN from the coding sequence ATGAAATCGATCCTCCTATCCATTTCGGCCTTGATGATCTCGGTTGCAGGCGTTGCCGCGGCTGACGATCCGGTTGCCGTCCGCAAGGCCTTGATGCAGGCCTCGGCAGCTTCCGCCGCCGCGTCCGGCGGCATGATGAAGGGCGAGATCGCCTACAACCCGGCTGTCGCCAAGGCGGCGATCGCGACGCTGAACGCGGTCTCGCATGCCTATGGCGATTTCTTTCCGGAAGGCACCGGCGGCGAGGATACGTCGGCGTCGCCGAAGATATGGGAAGACGGTGATGCCTGGCAGCAGGCGTTGAGCAAGTTCCAGACCGACACGCAGGCCGCCGTCGAGGCTGCAGGCAAGGACGGTCCTGCCGATCTGGCCGCTTTCCAGGCAGCAATCGGACCTGTTTTGTCCAACTGCAGGAGCTGCCACGAGACCTTCCGTCTGCAGACGAACTAG
- a CDS encoding cytochrome c, whose protein sequence is MRRKMLALLAVLAAAGAVFWFLTGADGLDARALAAIEPGDAARGERVFWAGGCSSCHARPDAQGDAKLELAGGLALATGFGTFVAPNISPDPNDGIGAWSEEDFANAMLRGVSPEGAHYYPAFPYTSYARMAPQDVADLFAFIKTLPPVSGEAGGHQLSFPFNVRRGLGLWKMLYLDDEPVLAIGEDAPQEVRRGQYLVEGPGHCGECHTPRSFTGALKKAEWLAGAPAAEGDGIVPNITPGEGGIGSWSASDIAYYLESGFTPDFDSVGGAMAAVQANMAKLPAEDREAIAAYLKSVPPRPNGYPASR, encoded by the coding sequence ATGCGGCGCAAGATGCTGGCGCTTCTTGCCGTATTGGCGGCAGCAGGTGCCGTTTTCTGGTTCCTGACCGGGGCGGACGGGCTCGATGCCCGTGCGCTGGCGGCCATCGAGCCTGGCGATGCGGCCCGCGGCGAGCGGGTTTTCTGGGCAGGCGGCTGCAGCTCGTGCCATGCCCGGCCCGATGCGCAGGGCGACGCCAAGCTGGAACTGGCCGGCGGCCTCGCCCTGGCCACCGGCTTCGGCACTTTCGTCGCCCCCAACATCTCGCCCGATCCGAACGACGGCATCGGTGCCTGGAGCGAGGAGGATTTCGCCAATGCCATGCTGCGCGGCGTCTCGCCCGAGGGCGCGCACTATTATCCGGCGTTTCCCTACACCTCCTACGCGCGCATGGCGCCGCAGGACGTCGCCGATCTCTTCGCCTTCATCAAGACGCTGCCGCCCGTTTCCGGCGAAGCGGGCGGACACCAGCTTTCTTTCCCGTTCAATGTCCGCCGGGGCCTGGGGCTTTGGAAGATGCTCTACCTCGACGATGAGCCGGTGCTGGCGATCGGCGAGGACGCACCGCAAGAGGTGCGGCGCGGGCAGTATCTGGTCGAAGGGCCGGGTCATTGCGGCGAGTGCCATACGCCGCGCTCGTTCACGGGCGCGCTGAAGAAGGCCGAGTGGCTGGCGGGCGCGCCCGCGGCGGAAGGCGACGGCATCGTGCCGAACATCACGCCGGGCGAAGGGGGAATCGGCTCCTGGTCGGCAAGCGATATCGCCTATTACCTGGAAAGCGGCTTCACGCCCGATTTCGATTCCGTCGGCGGGGCAATGGCCGCGGTCCAGGCCAACATGGCGAAGCTGCCGGCCGAAGACCGCGAGGCCATCGCCGCCTACCTCAAGTCGGTTCCGCCCCGGCCGAACGGCTATCCGGCTTCCCGGTGA